In one Dreissena polymorpha isolate Duluth1 chromosome 7, UMN_Dpol_1.0, whole genome shotgun sequence genomic region, the following are encoded:
- the LOC127839353 gene encoding mucin-22-like, whose translation MMRKSILPLSLCVFGLITNLSLGGMTTVTAFDEMSTVPTTSSSNNASTETTTSGSDDVSTETTETGSGDIDITPTNIDDISSESTTASNEDNSTDERATIDKGIAAETAEAGSGDIETTATVSVVSSTQITNTYSNDISTETIDTGSGEIKTTAASTKETSTETTATISIYYSTDTTETSSDNISIETTEAGSGESETTPTSTENTSTETTASSSDDISTETTDTGSGEIETTAASTKTTSIETTATISINYSTDTTETSSDTISIETTDAGSGESETTATRTENTSTETTASSSDDISTETTDTGSGEIETTAASTKETSTETTATISINYSTDTTETSSDTISIKTTDAGSGESETTATRTENTSTETTASSSDDISTETTDTGSGEIETTAASTKETSTETTATISINYSTDTTETSSDTISIKTTDAGSGESETTATSTENTSTETTASSSDDISTETTDTGSGEIETTAAITKETSTETTATISNDTSTETTATSSDTISIETTETGSGDIDTTATRTESTSTDPTSTTTTQLPVLDDSDYEEEKETADKKAQAAVATGATIVGVVGISVVGISIAASVAATQAAVVLAPAIVAASTTAATAVGANAGVTVANISPSVTVTMHI comes from the exons ATGATGCGTAAATCAATTTTACCTTTGAGCCTTTGCGTTTTCGGACTTATTACTAATTTATCATTAGGGGGAATGACAACAGTGACCGCTTTCGATGAAATGTCGACTGTACCAACAACGTCCAGTTCCAATAATGCTTCGACTGAAACAACAACGTCCGGTTCTGATGACGTTTCGACTGAAACCACAGAAACCGGTTCCGGTGACATTGATATAACACCTACCAATATCGATGATATTTCGAGCGAATCAACAACGGCCAGTAACGAGGACAATTCCACTGATGAGAGAGCTACCATTGATAAAGGCATTGCGGCTGAAACAGCAGAGGCCGGTTCCGGTGATATTGAAACAACAGCGACCGTTTCCGTTGTATCTTCGACTCAAATAACAAACACATATTCCAATGACATATCGACCGAAACAATAGACACTGGTTCCGGTGAAATTAAAACAACAGCGGCCAGTACCAAGGAGACTTCGACTGAAACAACAGCGACCATTTCTATTTATTATTCGACTGACACAACAGAGACCAGTTCCGACAACATTTCGATTGAAACAACAGAAGCCGGTTCCGGCGAATCGGAAACAACGCCAACTAGTACCGAGAATACTTCGACTGAAACAACAGCGAGTAGTTCCGATGACATTTCGACTGAAACAACAGACACCGGTTCCGGTGAAATTGAAACAACAGCGGCCAGTACCAAGACGACTTCGATTGAAACAACAGCGACCATTTCTATTAATTATTCGACTGACACAACAGAGACCAGTTCCGACACAATTTCGATTGAAACAACAGACGCCGGTTCCGGTGAATCGGAAACAACGGCAACAAGAACCGAGAATACTTCGACTGAAACAACAGCGAGTAGTTCCGATGACATTTCGACTGAAACAACAGACACCGGTTCCGGTGAAATTGAAACAACAGCGGCCAGTACCAAGGAGACTTCGACAGAAACAACAGCGACCATTTCTATTAATTATTCGACTGACACAACAGAGACCAGTTCCGACACCATTTCGATTAAAACAACAGACGCCGGTTCCGGTGAATCGGAAACAACGGCAACAAGAACCGAGAATACTTCGACTGAAACAACAGCGAGTAGTTCCGATGACATTTCGACTGAAACAACAGACACCGGTTCCGGTGAAATTGAAACAACAGCGGCCAGTACCAAGGAGACTTCGACAGAAACAACAGCGACCATTTCTATTAATTATTCGACTGACACAACAGAGACCAGTTCCGACACCATTTCGATTAAAACAACAGACGCCGGTTCCGGTGAATCGGAAACAACGGCAACTAGTACCGAGAATACTTCGACTGAAACAACAGCGAGTAGTTCCGATGACATTTCGACTGAAACAACAGACACCGGTTCCGGTGAAATTGAAACAACAGCGGCCATTACCAAGGAGACTTCCACCGAAACAACAGCGACCATTTCCAATGATACTTCGACTGAAACAACTGCGACCAGTTCCGACACCATTTCGATTGAAACAACAGAGACCGGTTCTGGTGACATTGACACAACAGCGACCAGAACCGAAAGCACTTCGACTGATCCAACATCGACCACAACAACGCAGC TTCCCGTTCTAGACGATTCCGATTATGAAGAGGAGAAGGAAACCGCAGACAAAAAAGCGCAGGCGGCCGTCGCTACTGGGGCCACAATTGTCGGTGTCGTCGGGATATCGGTTGTCGGCATCAGCATCGCGGCTTCAGTAGCCGCAACCCAAGCAGCGGTGGTCTTAGCGCCCGCTATCGTCGCCGCCTCTACTACAGCCGCGACGGCGGTTGGTGCGAACGCAGGAGTTACAGTCGCAAATATTAGCCCGTCAGTGACTGTAACAATGCACATATGA
- the LOC127839902 gene encoding putative helicase mov-10-B.1 — MRKLLKDKPIMNADIFRMYALSRQPETLPAEIATTGQYNYDQLNACFFYPSVNTLMEYRIIVVTLMTAGRLVTGQFPTNHFTHIFIDEGGHAVEPECIVPITGLMDPRDTSRRAQLVIAGDPKQLGPIVRSAIARNVGLPVSLMERMMTDIDMYKSQPYDERYITKLIRNYRSHDSILEIPRRIFYDNQLEACGDSKVLNCMLDWDKFPVMFHSVFETEEREGDSPSWFNRDEIAQIDMYLTALLIKKSGTKLKPSDIGIIAPYKKQRFNVAMTRARALLIVIGNPITLEQDSCWKTTTRLGGKKGKKEQDHLITERMEAEA, encoded by the exons ATGCGGAAATTGTTAAAGGATAAGCCCATCATGAACGCGGACATCTTCAGAATGTATGCTTTGTCACGACAACCTGAAACATTGCCTGCCGAAATAGCG ACCACGGGTCAGTACAACTACGATCAACTGAACGCATGCTTTTTCTATCCATCCGTAAACACACTCATGGAATACAGGATCATTGTTGTGACTTTGATGACAGCTGGAAG ACTGGTGACAGGGCAGTTTCCTACGAACCACTTCACGCACATCTTCATAGATGAAGGTGGCCACGCGGTGGAACCTGAATGTATCGTGCCTATAACTGGACTTATGGATCCTAGAGATACATCTAGGCGAGCACAGTTGGTCATAGCCGGTGATCCAAAACAGCTTGGACCGATTGTCCGTTCTGCTATTGCTCGAAACGTTGGGTTAC CTGTTTCCTTGATGGAGAGAATGATGACCGATATCGATATGTACAAATCCCAGCCGTATGACGAACGCTACATCACAAAACTTATCCGAAACTACCGGTCACATGACAGCATCCTGGAAATCCCAAGGCGTATATTTTACGACAATCAGCTAGAGGCATGTGGTGACTCCAAAGTCCTAAACTGCATGCTTGATTGGGATAAGTTTCCTGTGATGTTTCACTCAGTGTTTGAAACAGAGGAACGGGAGGGTGACAGTCCATCGTGGTTTAACAG AGATGAAATAGCGCAGATTGATATGTACCTGACTGCATTGCTGATAAAGAAATCAGGAACAAAATTAaaaccctctgatattggaatcatcgCTCCATATAAGAAACAG CGTTTCAATGTTGCCATGACACGTGCTCGAGCTCTGTTGATTGTGATTGGAAACCCCATAACGCTTGAACAGGATTCTTGCTGGAAGAC AACAACGCGTTTAGGTGGCAAAAAGGGCAAAAAAGAACAGGACCACCTGATCACGGAAAGGATGGAGGCCGAGGCATAA